A window from Salvia miltiorrhiza cultivar Shanhuang (shh) chromosome 2, IMPLAD_Smil_shh, whole genome shotgun sequence encodes these proteins:
- the LOC131008391 gene encoding uncharacterized protein LOC131008391, with protein MTLRGGKELPEVVKEKNQEKLEINEQVGIGSADEEEFAQEKKAKRKAAGKGKEKSSQTEPIIPFPGRMAKEQEKEELTELVKIFKKVEVNMPLLVALRSMPRCAKFLKELCTRKVKYTDDAKFQVGESVSAVLQRDMPIKYGDPGMFYIPCVIGTMKVEKAMLDLGASINVMPLSMYQDLEIGPLKPTRVVIQLADRSNVYLEGILEDVLVKVEELIFPEDFYILDMGKSKARDPVMLLGRPFLKTARTRIDCDTGKQTC; from the coding sequence ATGACACTCAGAGGAGGAAAGGAGTTACCCGAAGTTGTCAAAGAAAAAAACCAAGAAAAGTTGGAGATCAACGAGCAAGTCGGAATAGGATCAGCAGATGAGGAAGAATTTGCTCAAGAGAAGAAGGCGAAGCGAAAGGCGGCAGGGAAGGGAAAAGAGAAATCAAGCCAGACTGAGCCCATAATCCCCTTCCCAGGCAGAatggccaaggaacaagagaagGAAGAATTAACCGAACTAGTTAAAATCTTCAAAAAGGTGGAGGTCAACATGCCCCTTTTGGTCGCACTACGCTCTATGCCCAGATGCGCGAAATTCCTCAAGGAACTTTGCACTCGGAAGGTCAAATACACTGATGATGCGAAATTTCAAGTTGGCGAGTCCGTATCCGCGGTCTTACAACGAGATATGCCCATAAAATATGGGGATCCTGGAATGTTCTACATTCCATGTGTAATAGGAACAATGAAGGTGGAGAAGGCAATGCTCGACTTAGGGGCATCCATCAATGTTATGCCCTTATCGATGTACCAGGACCTGGAGATAGGACCGCTGAAGCCCACCCGAGTGGTGATCCAACTGGCAGATCGATCAAATGTCTACCTAGAGGGAATACTAGAAGACGTTTTGGTCAAAGTAGAGGAACTCATCTTTCCAGAGGACTTTTACATTCTCGACATGGGGAAGTCAAAAGCACGAGATCCGGTCATGCTTCTGGGCAGACCATTTCTAAAGACTGCCAGGACTCGCATtgattgtgatacgggcaaGCAAACATGTTAG
- the LOC131008390 gene encoding uncharacterized protein LOC131008390, whose translation MRRTRSVSNEDLLYEAEIERLVRRNNGDRRRVEQEAQARERQLEVEREMAENPEGQNDNANKTLRDMMFPSNLNLRPSAIVLPEITGNWELKHTLIQILPKYSDMPGEDPQRHLQDFEMVCGTVRTASQALGKYIRLLTFPFSLLEGAREWLYDLPEGSIRTWQELQSKFLEQYFPAARIQNLRTRISNIKMGLGEILYEYWGRFKQMLAKCPQHQILDHDLIRYFVGGLRRQDRQWLHAACGGSILNKFAAEAFKLIADMAEESRDEEGTIVRTTPVQPPSAQDEKLDKLCNMFEKFMTNQGTPNQGSPNIRKPVKACQLCMANSHATDECPQLFEDEELNAIGQQPGGNNGGQNQKPFEPYRQQNNNQGWRQHENLRYGNNNFLRPNQAQTTNPPQYSQQPQQARRSSLSELVHQMAQQQVKFQQETEKFIMETRGGMQNVNSQLSHLPKQSPDLKASKGNSHPKWR comes from the coding sequence ATGCGTCGTACCAGGAGTGTAAGTAACGAAGATCTTTTGTACGAGGCAGAGATAGAGAGACTTGTACGACGAAACAACGGTGACAGACGTAGGGTAGAGCAAGAAGCACAGGCAAGAGAGAGGCAGTTAGAAGTAGAAAGAGAGATGGCAGAAAACCCGGAAGGACAGAATGATAATGCCAACAAGACCCTTCGAGACATGATGTTTCCAAGCAACCTGAACCTCCGGCCTTCAGCCATAGTACTACCGgagatcactggaaattgggaATTGAAGCATACTCTTATCCAgattttgcccaagtacagtgatatgcccggagagGATCCTCAAAGGCATTTACAAGACTTTGAGATGGTATGTGGAACAGTGCGCACCGCGAGTCAAGCCCTTGGCAAGTACATCCGACTCCTCACTTTTCCGTTCTCTTTATTAGAGggagcgagggagtggttgtaCGATTTGCCCGAAGGAAGCATTCGGACCTGGCAGGAGCTGCAGAGCAAGTTTTTGGAGCAATACTTTCCAGCCGCCCGAATCCAGAATTTGAGAACTCGAATCAGTAACATCAAGATGGGGTTGGGAGAAATTCTATATGAGTACTGGGGAAGGTTCAAGCAGATGttggccaaatgcccacaacaccaaATACTGGATCATGACCTTATTCGGTATTTCGTGGGAGGACTCCGTAGGCAAGATAGGCAATGGTTACACGCTGCATGTGGAGGATCGATCCTCAACAAGTTCGCAGCGGAGGCTTTCAAGCTCATAGCTGATATGGCCGAGGAATCAAGAGATGAGGAAGGAACTATAGTCAGAACTACTCCGGTGCAACCTCCTTCTGCCCAAGATGAAAAGCTGGACAAGTTGTGCAACATGTTCGAGAAATTCATGACGAATCAAGGAACACCTAATCAAGGGAGCCCCAACATTCGGAAGCCTGTGAAGGCATGTCAACTTTGCATGGCAAACTCACATGCAACCgatgaatgtccacaacttttcgAAGATGAAGAGCTTAATGCTATTGGGCAGCAGCCGGGAGGAAACAACGGAGGGCAAAACCAGAAACCTTTTGAGCCTTACAGGCAGCAGAACAATAATCAAGGATGGAGGCAACATGAGAACCTTCGGTACGGCAACAACAACTTTTTGAGGCCAAACCAAGCGCAGACGACTAACCCACCACAATActcgcaacaacctcaacaggcaagaAGATCTTCCCTATCAGAGCTTGTACATCAAATGGCCCAACAACAAGTGAAGTTCCAGCAAGAGACCGAGAAGTTCATAATGGAGACAAGaggaggaatgcagaatgtgaACTCTCAACTATCGCACTTGCCCAAGCAGTCGCCAGACTTGAAAGCAAGCAAAGGGAACTCCCATCCCAAGTGGAGGTAA